A genomic segment from Cyprinus carpio isolate SPL01 chromosome A4, ASM1834038v1, whole genome shotgun sequence encodes:
- the LOC122139370 gene encoding scavenger receptor cysteine-rich type 1 protein M130-like has translation MADAAVVCRELDCGEPVDALANAHLMGAAHFGPGLETIWMSVAMCTGSESTLKNCGSLGQVEQGCGSYGDAGVICSGVRLVGGSRCSGRLEILHNQTWMSTV, from the exons atggctgatgctgcagtggtgtgtagagaactggactgtggagaacctgtagatgctctggCTAATGCACACTTGATGGGTGCTGCTCATTTTGGACCAGGATTGGAAACAATTTGGATGAGTGTTGCCATGTGTACTGGATCAGAATCTACACTAAAGAACTGTGGGTCATTAGGACAGGTTGAACAAGGCTGTGGTTCTTATGgagatgctggagtcatctgctcag gagtccggctggttggaggttctcgctgctctgggaggttagagatccTTCATAaccagacgtggatgtca ACCGTGTGA